In the genome of Ignavibacteriales bacterium, one region contains:
- a CDS encoding response regulator yields MNNRILFVDDDESILEGYKRSLRSKFLVSTNSNPLDALSKLKNADTFSVVVSDYKMPVLDGITFLSQVKEISPDTIRIILTGYADITIAINAVNEGNVFRFLTKPLNSESLINALNSGVEQYRLITAEKELLNRTLKGSIKVLIDILSAVNPTAFRFASDISRISKSIAERLKMKEVWEVELAALLSQIGCVTIPQELIEKRISGIELTVEENRIYSSHPTVGSSFLQNIPRLEEVSNAIKFQMKRYDQQSEETFKFVNSDSVLKLAGILKVASDFDAYIKSGLSEPEALKLMDKDKGKYNPEIMSALESEMSGVGRKFMVKNLNVSELRDGMILGQDIYDSNNFILLRKGIEINSILNIRLLNLATVKKIVEPIKVLVPI; encoded by the coding sequence TTGAATAACCGAATTTTATTCGTAGATGACGATGAAAGTATTCTTGAGGGATATAAGCGGAGTCTAAGATCAAAGTTTTTAGTTTCAACAAACTCCAATCCTCTCGATGCATTGAGCAAATTAAAAAATGCAGACACATTCAGCGTTGTTGTATCAGATTATAAAATGCCGGTTTTAGATGGCATCACATTTTTATCACAGGTTAAAGAAATCTCTCCTGATACAATTCGAATAATACTGACCGGATATGCTGATATAACTATAGCGATAAATGCGGTAAATGAAGGGAATGTATTTCGTTTTCTTACTAAACCTCTCAACAGCGAATCACTAATAAATGCATTAAATAGTGGCGTGGAGCAATATCGGCTAATCACCGCAGAAAAAGAATTATTAAACCGAACACTTAAAGGTAGTATAAAAGTATTAATTGATATTCTGTCAGCAGTTAATCCTACTGCATTCAGATTTGCAAGTGACATCAGCAGGATATCAAAAAGTATTGCAGAACGTTTGAAAATGAAAGAAGTTTGGGAAGTTGAATTAGCTGCACTACTTTCACAAATTGGATGTGTGACCATACCACAGGAATTAATAGAAAAAAGAATCTCTGGTATAGAATTAACTGTTGAAGAAAACAGAATTTATTCCTCTCATCCTACAGTTGGTAGTTCATTTCTACAAAACATTCCAAGACTTGAAGAAGTTTCCAATGCCATTAAATTCCAGATGAAAAGATATGATCAGCAGTCTGAAGAAACATTTAAATTTGTAAATAGTGATTCAGTTTTAAAACTTGCTGGGATTTTAAAAGTTGCTTCGGATTTTGATGCTTATATTAAATCAGGGTTGAGTGAACCAGAAGCATTAAAGCTGATGGACAAAGACAAGGGTAAATATAATCCTGAAATTATGAGTGCGTTGGAATCTGAAATGTCTGGAGTCGGAAGAAAATTTATGGTTAAAAATCTTAATGTTTCTGAATTACGGGATGGTATGATACTCGGGCAGGATATTTATGATAGTAATAATTTTATTCTCTTAAGAAAAGGCATTGAAATAAATAGTATTCTTAATATCAGGCTATTAAACCTGGCAACCGTAAAAAAGATAGTAGAACCCATCAAAGTGCTTGTGCCTATCTAA
- a CDS encoding PAS domain S-box protein — translation MIVIDLLYNLSTLIALSALSGFINLRFNREEIKGKLLQGLLFGITAIIGMMNPYVLSEGIIFDGRSIIISLCALFFGPLSGILASIIALVYRLSLGGGGMMMGSFVILSSFLAGIFFYKRKKSLAAKKYPILKLYIFGLIVHAFMLLFILLLPSKSILNAYQLITVSVIGVYPIVTVVIGKILLDHEENQKFIKQIKDNERLFRTTLYSIGDGVIITDIDRKILNMNRVAEDLTGWKEEDARDKILKDVFRIFNEDTGEIIENPGERILQIGQVAGFADRTILHCKDGTKKPISESGSTIINDDGSIAGVVVVFSDKTDERIRETRLAESEEKYRTLIENQSDLVVEVDNQGLFEFVSPSYCVLFGKRPEELIGKSFIPLVHEDDREVTQNAMKKLYLPPYTCYVEQRAMTTKGWRWIAWNDNGILDKYGKVKSIIGVGRDINDRKNAEIALQQSEERYKSLFDSSPVGVLLEDEKGIIISVNDAFCKITGYEKSELIGNNIRLLSTPDKYGLIEQNIQQLLSGSILDHDVETTRKDGTIIIVHLNETTIILPDGRKGILSISEDVTEKKKSEMELKKLSSAVEQSPVTIVMTDLKGDIDYINPNFTKSTGYTSEEVLGKNPRILNSGEQSGTNYKELWETILSGKVWQGEFLNKKKNGELFWESATISPLINKNGVITNFIAVKEDITERKQLTEELILAKEKAEEMNRIKSYFYANMSHELRTPFVGILGYSEMLSEILTDREQKEMANLILSSSKRLTETLNKILDVTKLEFDKIKTEATNFNLYELIVQLKTLFQSTADQKGNSIDIVFNLDNRKFLSDEKLLREILINLLSNAIKYTENGKIKILVEPDEKNPDESIWIKISDTGVGIPKEKQNLIWDEFRQVSEGINRSFEGTGLGLTITKKYTELIGGEINLQSEPGKGSTFSLKLPILKIMDNIKETSSGQSGNLIIKGTRDKSSIRILYVEDDHISQEFIRLVLTREKFNPEIVSTGKFALEKLKEKEYDLLMIDINLGIDMDGLELTHKIRNELGLKTVPIIAITAYATESDRLEFLSKGFTHYLSKPYTINELRNTIHEALNN, via the coding sequence ATGATTGTAATTGATTTATTATACAACCTATCTACTTTAATTGCACTAAGCGCACTTTCCGGATTTATTAACCTCAGATTCAACCGAGAAGAAATAAAGGGAAAACTATTACAGGGATTGTTATTCGGAATAACTGCTATTATTGGAATGATGAATCCTTATGTATTATCTGAAGGAATTATTTTTGACGGCAGATCAATAATAATAAGTTTGTGTGCGCTATTCTTTGGACCACTATCAGGAATTCTCGCCTCAATAATTGCATTAGTTTACAGACTATCACTTGGCGGCGGCGGAATGATGATGGGATCATTTGTAATCCTAAGCTCATTTCTTGCTGGAATTTTCTTTTACAAAAGGAAGAAGTCACTCGCAGCAAAAAAATATCCAATTTTAAAGCTATATATTTTTGGATTAATTGTTCACGCATTTATGCTTTTATTCATATTACTCTTACCATCCAAAAGCATACTTAATGCATACCAGTTAATCACAGTCTCAGTGATTGGAGTATACCCTATCGTCACTGTAGTAATCGGGAAAATATTATTGGATCATGAAGAAAATCAGAAATTCATAAAACAGATTAAAGATAATGAAAGATTATTCAGAACAACACTCTACAGCATTGGTGACGGTGTTATAATTACAGACATTGACCGGAAAATTCTGAATATGAACCGTGTGGCGGAAGATCTTACAGGCTGGAAAGAGGAAGATGCCAGAGATAAAATATTAAAAGACGTTTTTAGAATTTTTAATGAGGACACAGGAGAAATAATAGAAAATCCTGGTGAACGAATTTTGCAGATTGGTCAAGTTGCAGGCTTTGCAGACAGAACGATATTACATTGTAAAGACGGAACGAAAAAACCTATATCTGAAAGTGGTTCAACAATAATAAATGATGACGGAAGTATTGCGGGAGTAGTAGTAGTTTTTAGTGATAAAACCGATGAGAGGATCAGGGAAACAAGACTGGCAGAAAGTGAAGAAAAATACAGAACACTTATTGAGAACCAAAGTGATCTGGTAGTTGAAGTAGACAACCAGGGATTATTTGAATTTGTCAGTCCAAGCTACTGTGTCCTTTTCGGGAAGAGACCAGAAGAATTAATTGGTAAATCATTTATTCCATTGGTACACGAGGATGACAGAGAAGTTACCCAAAATGCAATGAAAAAATTATACCTGCCGCCTTATACCTGTTATGTTGAACAAAGAGCAATGACTACAAAAGGATGGAGATGGATTGCATGGAATGATAATGGGATACTGGATAAGTACGGTAAAGTAAAATCAATTATCGGAGTTGGACGTGATATCAACGACAGAAAAAATGCAGAAATAGCATTGCAGCAAAGTGAAGAAAGATACAAGAGCTTATTCGATTCATCACCGGTTGGTGTATTACTTGAGGATGAAAAAGGTATTATTATAAGTGTGAATGATGCGTTTTGCAAAATAACCGGGTATGAAAAAAGTGAATTAATCGGAAACAATATCAGACTTCTTTCAACACCGGATAAGTATGGATTGATCGAACAAAACATTCAACAACTTCTTAGTGGATCTATACTTGATCATGATGTTGAGACCACCAGGAAGGACGGAACAATCATCATTGTTCATCTGAATGAAACTACAATAATACTGCCTGATGGAAGAAAAGGAATACTCTCAATTTCAGAAGACGTGACTGAGAAAAAAAAATCAGAGATGGAGTTAAAAAAACTATCAAGTGCGGTTGAGCAGAGTCCTGTTACAATTGTAATGACGGACCTAAAAGGAGATATAGATTATATAAACCCCAACTTTACAAAGAGTACGGGCTATACTTCAGAAGAAGTTCTTGGTAAGAATCCAAGAATACTTAACTCAGGAGAACAAAGCGGGACTAACTACAAAGAATTATGGGAAACAATACTTTCAGGCAAAGTGTGGCAGGGAGAGTTCCTGAACAAAAAGAAAAACGGTGAACTTTTCTGGGAATCAGCAACGATATCACCACTGATTAATAAGAATGGAGTGATTACAAACTTTATTGCAGTCAAAGAGGATATCACAGAGAGAAAACAACTGACGGAAGAACTGATACTCGCAAAAGAAAAAGCGGAAGAAATGAACAGGATTAAATCATACTTCTATGCGAATATGAGCCACGAATTACGTACACCATTTGTCGGTATACTTGGTTATTCTGAAATGCTTTCTGAAATACTGACAGACCGCGAACAAAAAGAAATGGCTAACCTGATTTTATCTTCATCAAAAAGATTGACTGAAACTTTAAATAAAATTCTCGACGTAACTAAACTGGAATTTGATAAAATAAAAACCGAAGCGACTAATTTTAATTTGTATGAACTGATAGTTCAACTGAAAACACTTTTTCAGTCGACAGCCGACCAGAAAGGTAATTCAATAGACATTGTATTTAACCTTGATAACAGAAAATTTTTAAGCGATGAAAAACTATTAAGAGAGATTCTGATTAACCTGTTAAGTAATGCAATAAAGTATACAGAGAATGGAAAAATAAAAATACTGGTTGAACCTGATGAGAAAAACCCCGATGAATCGATATGGATAAAAATAAGTGATACAGGTGTCGGGATTCCAAAAGAAAAACAGAATCTTATCTGGGATGAATTCAGACAGGTTAGCGAAGGTATTAACAGATCGTTTGAAGGCACCGGGCTTGGATTGACAATTACAAAAAAATACACCGAATTAATCGGTGGAGAGATAAACCTGCAAAGTGAACCAGGTAAAGGCTCCACATTCAGTTTAAAATTACCAATACTCAAAATTATGGATAACATTAAAGAGACAAGTTCTGGTCAGTCTGGAAATTTAATTATCAAAGGAACCCGGGATAAATCAAGCATAAGAATATTGTATGTTGAGGATGATCATATATCTCAGGAGTTTATAAGACTAGTACTTACAAGGGAAAAATTCAATCCTGAGATTGTTAGCACAGGTAAGTTTGCCTTAGAAAAACTAAAAGAAAAAGAATATGATTTGCTGATGATTGACATCAACCTTGGTATTGACATGGATGGATTAGAACTAACACATAAAATCAGAAATGAACTTGGACTGAAAACCGTTCCTATTATTGCTATTACTGCATACGCAACTGAATCAGACAGACTTGAATTTTTATCTAAAGGATTTACACATTATTTGAGTAAACCTTATACAATAAATGAACTCAGAAACACCATTCATGAAGCATTAAATAATTAG
- a CDS encoding DNA/RNA non-specific endonuclease yields the protein MADKNKAVDDYRDRSGYQANFIANNKTLHLPDFSSVSNLFKPSIKPGSPYEIPYQNFSVILNMKRKFPLFTACNINGSSFQDTSRKNNWRNDPRAKSFQWGSKLYSASKSDFDKGHMTRREDPAWGNNLQIATKADQDTFHYTNAVPQIHKLNGYTWKELEDHVLHSGAVANKLKISVFTGPVLDKDDPEFVTKVSGTSVLIPDRFWKVIVWDKKGKGLHAVGFVMSQKQLLVDDGIVKKPKSVPKTVLKKRDVFENIEFKDRKSYQVSVSFIEKITGIKFNWKNVKFPFTDTRAIEIKSSRIKASTLRSVGGVRRRQITIQNMVL from the coding sequence ATGGCAGACAAGAATAAAGCAGTTGATGACTATAGAGATCGGTCAGGATACCAGGCAAATTTCATAGCGAATAATAAAACCTTACACCTTCCTGATTTTTCCAGTGTATCAAATTTATTTAAACCTTCGATAAAGCCTGGTAGTCCTTATGAAATTCCGTATCAGAATTTCAGTGTTATTCTAAATATGAAAAGAAAGTTTCCTTTGTTTACGGCGTGCAATATCAATGGATCAAGTTTTCAGGATACAAGCCGGAAAAACAACTGGAGAAATGATCCAAGAGCAAAATCATTTCAATGGGGCAGTAAACTTTATTCTGCCTCTAAAAGTGATTTTGATAAGGGTCATATGACCCGGCGTGAAGACCCTGCCTGGGGTAATAACTTACAGATCGCAACAAAAGCAGACCAGGATACTTTTCATTATACCAACGCTGTACCGCAAATACATAAATTAAATGGATACACCTGGAAGGAACTTGAAGATCACGTTTTACATTCCGGTGCGGTCGCAAATAAACTTAAGATAAGTGTATTTACAGGTCCCGTCCTGGATAAGGATGATCCTGAATTTGTAACTAAGGTAAGCGGGACGAGTGTTTTGATCCCTGACAGATTTTGGAAAGTGATTGTCTGGGATAAGAAAGGTAAAGGACTGCACGCTGTCGGATTTGTCATGAGTCAAAAACAATTATTAGTTGATGATGGAATTGTTAAGAAACCTAAATCCGTACCAAAGACAGTGTTAAAGAAAAGAGATGTTTTTGAAAACATTGAATTCAAGGACAGGAAATCATACCAGGTATCGGTTTCATTTATCGAGAAAATAACCGGGATAAAGTTTAACTGGAAGAATGTAAAGTTTCCGTTTACTGATACAAGAGCAATCGAAATAAAGTCAAGCAGAATAAAAGCAAGCACATTGAGATCAGTTGGTGGTGTGAGGAGAAGACAAATAACAATCCAGAATATGGTTTTATAA
- a CDS encoding cysteine protease: MDRNLKSLSMGWLPDYPDFRDYTVNQDTLSERVKKFGEEKSISKMLGAIGVTKAAKSLPLKVSLKEWCSPIEDQESIGSCTAHAGVGLVEYFEKRAFGKHIDASRLFLYKTTRNLLNWIGDTGAFLRNTMGALVLFGVPPEEYWQYNVADFDLEPSAFCYAYAQNYQAISYYRLDSPGISKDVLLTNIKKHLAAGLPSMFGFTVFNSISQANNTGLIPFPAKTDRISGGHAIVAIGYDDKLKIKNTFSAKETTGALQIRNSWGESWGENGYGWLPYEYILSDLAEDWWCIIKSEWVDTNAFKI; the protein is encoded by the coding sequence ATGGATCGCAATTTAAAATCATTAAGCATGGGCTGGCTGCCCGACTATCCGGATTTTAGGGATTACACTGTAAATCAGGATACCTTATCCGAGCGGGTAAAAAAGTTTGGGGAGGAAAAGTCAATCAGTAAAATGCTTGGTGCCATCGGAGTTACCAAAGCAGCTAAATCACTCCCTTTAAAAGTAAGTTTAAAAGAATGGTGTTCACCGATAGAAGATCAGGAATCAATCGGCTCCTGTACTGCACACGCCGGAGTTGGACTTGTTGAATACTTTGAGAAAAGGGCTTTCGGTAAACACATTGACGCATCGAGATTATTTCTTTATAAAACCACGAGGAATTTACTCAATTGGATCGGTGATACTGGCGCATTTTTAAGAAACACTATGGGCGCATTGGTTTTGTTTGGTGTTCCCCCTGAAGAATACTGGCAATATAATGTTGCTGATTTTGATCTTGAACCTTCCGCATTTTGTTATGCATATGCACAGAACTATCAGGCAATCAGTTACTATCGTTTAGACTCTCCCGGAATTTCAAAGGATGTACTTCTCACCAATATAAAAAAACATTTAGCGGCGGGACTTCCATCAATGTTTGGGTTCACTGTCTTTAACTCAATCTCGCAGGCAAATAATACCGGTCTCATACCTTTCCCGGCAAAAACAGATAGGATCAGCGGTGGTCACGCGATTGTCGCAATCGGTTACGACGATAAACTGAAAATAAAAAATACTTTTTCAGCTAAGGAAACCACCGGCGCATTGCAAATAAGAAATTCCTGGGGAGAATCCTGGGGTGAAAACGGATACGGGTGGCTGCCGTATGAATATATCCTTTCAGATCTTGCCGAAGATTGGTGGTGTATTATTAAGAGTGAATGGGTCGATACAAATGCTTTTAAAATTTAA
- a CDS encoding DUF3892 domain-containing protein, translating to MVERKVTSSSKDSSGNILALCNNGEWWSPRIASEVINDLEMKLYDYYVIVENQQVYIKVIKGNGGKYLRTDPDRTTKNNLDDLPDC from the coding sequence ATGGTAGAGAGAAAAGTGACAAGCAGCAGTAAGGATAGTTCAGGAAATATCCTGGCTTTATGTAATAACGGGGAATGGTGGTCACCAAGAATTGCTTCCGAAGTGATCAATGATTTAGAAATGAAGCTATATGATTATTATGTAATTGTAGAGAACCAGCAAGTGTATATTAAAGTAATAAAGGGTAATGGCGGGAAATACTTGCGGACAGATCCGGACAGAACGACAAAAAACAATCTGGATGATCTTCCCGATTGTTGA
- a CDS encoding sensor histidine kinase, whose translation MDSTSSKFFEILSSWSSPVFILVIIALVVIALIYYLNRYVVKPTEEKHLIEKQEIELKNSQLMALFATLDPDPIIRINADGEILFFNNAASKILNVKTGELITNHFTNIKEIKSKIENNLVLAIPVQINDIHFDGLMVGNSDLNIAQIYLRDISTIKSLEIKLKQLSQYLQNQIDEERYRIANELHDGVVQELYLIRMGMNKIEEENRLDQDTHMTSVKLQLKSLSDELRRIIYDLKPKVLDEMGLEPALNTLCNNVSAESGIAGSIQLIGFTGRLNKKHELFFYRIIQEGLSNIIKHSGASEFSVFMVKNDSSIKAIITDNGCGLKEKHSDDNTKHFGLMNIRERTEGLGGTLKINSNTNEGVTLIAEIPYNS comes from the coding sequence ATGGATAGCACGTCTTCAAAGTTCTTCGAGATACTTTCAAGCTGGTCAAGCCCGGTATTTATTCTGGTCATTATAGCTTTAGTTGTAATCGCTTTGATTTATTACCTGAACAGATATGTTGTTAAACCAACAGAAGAAAAGCATCTTATAGAAAAACAGGAGATTGAATTAAAGAACAGCCAGTTGATGGCATTATTTGCCACACTTGATCCGGATCCAATAATTAGAATCAATGCAGATGGAGAAATATTATTCTTTAACAATGCAGCATCAAAAATTCTGAATGTCAAAACAGGGGAACTGATCACGAATCATTTTACTAATATCAAGGAAATCAAATCCAAAATTGAAAACAATCTTGTTTTAGCTATTCCCGTTCAAATAAATGATATTCATTTTGACGGACTTATGGTTGGAAATTCAGATCTGAATATTGCTCAGATATACCTTCGTGATATCTCTACAATTAAATCCCTCGAAATAAAATTAAAACAATTATCTCAGTATTTACAAAATCAGATTGATGAGGAAAGATACCGGATTGCAAATGAGCTTCACGATGGGGTTGTTCAGGAACTTTATTTAATTAGAATGGGAATGAATAAAATAGAGGAAGAAAACCGTCTTGATCAGGATACTCATATGACGTCCGTTAAGTTACAGTTAAAATCTTTAAGTGATGAACTAAGAAGAATCATTTACGATCTTAAGCCCAAAGTACTTGATGAAATGGGATTGGAACCTGCTCTGAATACTTTGTGCAATAATGTAAGCGCTGAAAGCGGAATTGCCGGGAGTATACAATTGATAGGATTCACAGGAAGGTTAAATAAAAAACACGAATTATTTTTTTACAGGATAATACAGGAAGGATTGAGTAATATTATTAAGCATTCAGGTGCCAGTGAATTCAGTGTCTTTATGGTAAAGAATGATTCATCAATAAAAGCAATCATTACAGATAACGGGTGCGGATTAAAAGAAAAACACTCTGACGATAACACCAAGCACTTCGGGCTAATGAATATAAGGGAAAGAACCGAGGGCTTGGGAGGAACATTAAAAATTAACTCGAACACTAATGAAGGTGTTACACTTATTGCCGAGATACCATATAACTCTTAA
- a CDS encoding response regulator transcription factor produces the protein MKKNSIKLLIADDHELFRKGIISLLLGEERINIIGEANNGKDLIYKTLLLKPDLIITDIAMPELSGLEAVKLLRQQNQATKIIFLTMYSGEDYIYHCYKSGGDSLINKDISKTELLQTIELVCEGGKYFGSNYSGAKLDEFITNYEQEPANEITADLNEISPKEADILFLIAEGLTSNEIAERMYISKRTVDTHRIHLMQKLNLKSFPQLMKFAINFTTDNKRK, from the coding sequence ATGAAAAAAAATTCTATTAAACTATTAATTGCAGATGATCACGAACTATTCAGAAAAGGAATTATCAGTCTTCTTTTAGGCGAGGAACGGATTAACATAATAGGGGAAGCTAATAATGGGAAAGATCTCATATATAAAACCCTGTTGCTAAAACCCGATTTGATAATTACCGACATCGCAATGCCAGAACTATCAGGACTTGAAGCCGTAAAATTATTGCGTCAGCAAAACCAGGCAACAAAGATTATTTTTCTTACAATGTACAGCGGGGAGGATTATATCTATCACTGCTACAAATCAGGTGGGGATAGTCTGATCAACAAAGATATTTCCAAGACTGAACTTCTTCAAACTATTGAACTGGTTTGTGAGGGTGGAAAATATTTTGGGAGTAATTACTCCGGAGCTAAACTAGATGAGTTCATAACAAATTATGAGCAAGAACCTGCGAATGAAATCACGGCTGATCTGAATGAAATATCACCAAAGGAGGCCGATATACTTTTCCTGATCGCTGAAGGGCTAACGAGTAATGAAATAGCAGAGAGAATGTATATTTCAAAAAGAACCGTTGACACTCACCGGATCCATCTTATGCAGAAATTAAATCTTAAATCATTTCCTCAGCTGATGAAGTTTGCTATAAATTTTACAACAGATAATAAACGAAAATAA
- a CDS encoding type II secretion system protein — translation MDLLNNENGSTILEALVVIVLIGILAVMTTSIFNIVLNNPVSIKQEALNFAYQEMNRVISQSAMTDSVYTNDKGNMIVQRNITELDSNLIVEISVKKSYSDSTIVSLKSVYKK, via the coding sequence ATGGATCTACTGAATAATGAAAATGGATCAACGATTCTTGAAGCTTTGGTGGTGATTGTATTGATTGGGATTCTTGCAGTAATGACTACTTCTATATTTAACATTGTTTTAAACAACCCAGTCTCAATTAAACAAGAAGCTCTTAATTTCGCTTATCAAGAGATGAACAGAGTGATTAGTCAATCAGCAATGACTGATAGTGTCTATACTAATGATAAAGGCAATATGATCGTACAAAGAAATATTACTGAGTTGGATAGTAATTTAATTGTTGAGATAAGTGTAAAGAAGAGTTATTCCGATTCGACAATAGTATCGCTCAAATCTGTATACAAAAAATGA